In a genomic window of Carassius carassius chromosome 43, fCarCar2.1, whole genome shotgun sequence:
- the tcp11l1 gene encoding LOW QUALITY PROTEIN: T-complex protein 11-like protein 1 (The sequence of the model RefSeq protein was modified relative to this genomic sequence to represent the inferred CDS: inserted 2 bases in 2 codons; substituted 1 base at 1 genomic stop codon), whose product MPNXSDESSSNEKQSKTDKDGIENTMETSEEMIRKRIRRNTPSPYRLSPQSSPPRFVSVEELMETAKGVTNMALAHEKVMNSAFQVKPYEPEEGSLEKWVKEIMHKAFWDCLKSQLNEDPPSYSHAIILVGEIKEVKKIFLLTGQSRLRGQIKEALDLLLIQQEAENGALDISKVAQFIIDMXGTFCAPCRDEDIKHLREITDIVPLFKSIFAVLDKMKIDMANFAVSSLRPHLLQQSVEYEQKKFQEFPEKQPNALDFTKKWLQDTVDYVTGGRTEGRATCTPNSTQLLLTIHNHAYLRLLKWDHDRTLLMDQGRFLVASVLLVVYNSAGEAISGLPGLMERLKKTIKILLAEMHSSSFKADETXAAVAEKLCVELRGCLSQHGFSPFPSDRENTLKGQIVAVKSVDNPIHKVIDSRIQTYLLGFLESSIHRCAQALPGGLTPISKDLEEIAVKLERLVTFNKLVYSPCYHKILQHILK is encoded by the exons ATGCCCAATTAATCTGATGAGTCCTCCTCCAATGAGAAACAGAGCAAGACTGACAAGGACGGGATAGAAAACACCATGGAAACATCAGAAGAGATGATCCGGAAGAGGATCAGAAGAAATACTCCAAGTCCTTACAGACTCAGCCCCCAGT CCAGTCCACCCAGGTTTGTGTCAGTGGAAGAGCTAATGGAGACAGCCAAAGGAGTCACTAATATGGCACTGGCTCATGAGAAAGTAATGAACAGTGCTTTTCAAGTCAAGCCTTATGAGCCAGAAGAGGGAAG TTTGGAGAAATGGGTCAAAGAAATAATGCACAaagcattctgggattgccttaAGTCACAGCTGAATGAGGACCCACCATCGTACAGCCATGCTATCATACTGGTTGGTGAAATTAAAGAGGTaaagaaaat ttttttatt gacaggACAGAGCCGACTGAGAGGCCAAATTAAAGAGGCTCTGGACCTCTTATTGATCCAGCAGGAGGCTGAGAACGGAGCTCTAGACATCAGTAAGGTAGCCCAGTTCATAATTGACA ATGGCACCTTTTGCGCACCCTGCCGAGATGAAGACATCAAACATCTGCGTGAAATCACTGACATTGTGCCCCTTTTTAA gtctaTATTTGCAGTGCTGGACAAAATGAAGATCGACATGGCCAACTTTGCTGTGAGCAGCCTGCGACCTCACCTCTTACAGCAGTCGGTGGAATATGAGCAGAAGAAATTCCAGGAGTTCCCAGAGAAACAACCCA ATGCTTTggatttcacaaagaaatggctCCAGGACACAGTGGATTATGTTACCGGTGGACGAACGGAGGGAAGAGCAACATGCACACCAAACTCTACTCAACTTCTTCTAACTATACACAATCATGCATATTTACGCCTGTTAAAATGGGACCATGATAGG ACTCTTCTCATGGATCAGGGCAGATTTCTGGTGGCTTCAGTCCTGCTGGTAGTCTATAACAGTGCCGGTGAAGCCATTTCTGGACTCCCAGGCCTCATGGAAAGACTGAAGAAAACCATTAAGATTCTGTTAGCAGAGATGCACTCTTC GTCCTTTAAAGCAGATGAAA TTGCTGCGGTTGCAGAGAAATTGTGTGTGGAGCTCAGAGGATGCTTGTCTCAGCATGGCTTTTCCCCATTTCCTTCTGACAGAGAGAACACATTGAAAGGCCAAATTGTAGCTGTGAAGTCTGTGGACAACCCCATACACAAGGTCATTG ACTCCCGAATCCAGACGTACCTTCTTGGCTTCCTGGAGTCAAGCATCCACCGGTGCGCCCAAGCTCTCCCTGGAGGTCTGACACCCATCAGCAAAGACTTAGAGGAGATTGCTGTTAAGCTGGAACGTTTGGTGACCTTCAACAAGCTAGTTTACTCTCCGTGCTACCACAAGATCCTCCAACATATTCTGAAATAA
- the LOC132125314 gene encoding coiled-coil domain-containing protein 73-like, protein MELSVDSGTELFSLMEDKGALSQPKTPNIAVENDGRTISLQVLEFKTSLLEAVEELHIHRDAERRYEEQMCKLVLEKQELEWKKESLQSQISRMSNENSESLAAVRKQFQAQIRKIEGEKGKTQLAAELKDKEIISLKEELKHLQLLRYSSEKKLGELEQKLQLQTQTKDSHLNQLGEVERRFAAISRQCAMVKQANDKLEQNVEEAMRMNKKLTSINEKQESSIKALKEDLERINKELVTFKVSSVCKPGEERLQNVLKEQEFQLLQQKLLVETEINKKLRNEMATERAEKQDVLRSLHQNQSLLQRQTEALSRVEQELRKLREEYQVLKTEHELNQERTKEKDDSFAHLRDEYQNSKLAWENEILRMQMSTESGQEELQAVKEAFNQLQEEHKQLSISDVHKAKEIHNSEIPIKDQDNDLCTTSNKVNLVKVISLHEDLEESPISPHDSHEPMCHPDKGIPDESIKFQKARKDGSSQNNNKELDIPMQTDRTVPTVSPSVSTDNISRPENLNPMMKHLSKQCDETKTGVSESEPICNADDKGCPSNLVQNDTDSRLTELSGPETRSVYGVDSNPLTLEQKDRPLEQNLCISEVTESQTSDKHMDSQGYATSQSKEVKDHQNGAPEFLNKCSQKESQTTAERLSEDKTANSNPQDTVVFNDKITITEGMIDTQPSPCHLTIHEEPESDFNAGSATITSDTLFHESKDRFSSPELIREHSQIQVSQVGGSTETSLYNVVNKLESKELPFIDQTTSMTAVDTVEVISENNDQNNDSEPLKSQQIEMGISKCTEEAKITNPEQDASSPGSTIPNDQSDVDQKSIPVLDTLNHPGNRRYQSSFAWDTFMKGKKMSHPSPLKTELWSSGFHELVSPFCDPIFMKNKLPKTAMMKTPDRLETPSKHQGEWNAIKQSFSEMLTDKENQVLIPYSSTLSGSPTSSSVGNGLRQNSTPTVPPPKLQSMEKPTRPMASKSEGKEERKQSDIMTQIAKIEEFMSAEGLMPQKRLKTD, encoded by the exons ATGGAGTTGAGTGTGGACTCTGGAACAGAGCTTTTCTCCTTG ATGGAAGATAAAGGTGCCCTCAGCCAACCGAAGACCCCAAACATTGCTGTAGAGAATGACGGGCGTACCATCTCACTGCAAGTACTGGAATTTAAAACAAGTCTCCTGGAGGCGGTCGAAGAGCTGCATATTCACAGG GATGCTGAAAGAAGATATGAGGAGCAGATGTGTAAACTTGTGCTGGAGAAGCAGGAGTTGGAATGGAAAAAG GAGTCTTTACAAAGTCAGATTTCTAGAATGTCAAACGAAAATTCAGAGTCACTTGCCGCTGTAAGAAAGCAG TTTCAGGCCCAAATCCGGAAAATTGAGGGAGAAAAG GGTAAAACCCAGCTGGCTGCTGAGCTGAAAGACAAAGAGATCATCAGCCTCAAAGAAGAACTAAAACATCTGCAG TTGCTCAGGTACAGTTCGGAGAAGAAATTAGGCGAGCTG gAGCAAAAGTTGCAGCTGCAGACACAAACGAAAGACAGCCACCTGAACCAACTGGGAGAAGTGGAGAGGCGTTTCGCCGCCATCTCCAGACAGTGTGCCATGGTCAAACAGGCCAATGACAAACTCGAACAAAATG ttgaagagGCCATGCGAATGAATAAAAAGCTCACATCCATCAATGAAAAACAAGAATCTTCGATTAAAGCCTTGAAAGag gaTTTGGAGAGAATCAACAAAGAGCTGGTCACATTCAAAGTGTCGTCGGTCTGCAAACCTGGAGAGGAACGTTTACAGAATGTTCTAAAAGAGCAAGAGTTTCAACTGCTTCAGCAGAAACTCCTTGTG GAAACAGAAATTAACAAAAAACTGAGAAATGAAATGGCCACAGAAAGGGCAGAGAAGCAG gacgtATTGAGATCCCTCCACCAGAATCAGAGTTTGCTGCAGAGACAGACAGAAGCTCTGAGTCGAGTAGAGCAGGAGCTTCGCAAACTCCGTGAGGAGTATCAG GTCCTTAAAACAGAGCATGAATTGAACCAAGAGAGGACTAAAGAAAAAGACGACAGCTTTGCTCACTTGAGAGATGAATACCAAAATTCTAAACTTGCTTGGGAAAACGAG ATTCTGCGGATGCAAATGTCAACGGAGTCTGGTCAAGAAGAGCTGCAAGCCGTAAAAGAGGCATTTAATCAACTTCAAGAAGAGCACAAACAGCTGTCTATTTCTGACGTTCATAAAGCCAAAGAAATTCATAACTCTGAG ATTCCCATAAAAGATCAAGATAATGATCTTTGTACAACATCTAATAAGGTTAACCTTGTGAAGGTGATCAGTCTCCATGAAGATCTTGAGGAGAGTCCTATTAGTCCTCATGATAGCCATGAACCAATGTGTCACCCTGATAAAGGCATTCCAG ATGAAAGCATCAAGTTTCAAAAGGCTAGAAAAGATGGCAGCTCTCAGAACAACAACAAGGAACTTGACATTCCAATGCAGACAGATAGAACAGTACCTACAGTCTCACCATCGGTTTCAACTGATAACATCTCAAGACCTGAGAATCTCAATCCCATGATGAAGCATCTGTCAAAGCAGTGTGATGAAACAAAAACCGGTGTCAGTGAAAGTGAGCCAATCTGCAACGCAGATGATAAAGGATGCCCCTCAAACCTAGTCCAAAATGACACAGACAGTCGTCTTACTGAGCTATCAGGGCCTGAAACCAGGTCTGTTTATGGCGTAGACAGCAACCCTTTGACTTTGGAACAGAAAGATAGACCGCTGGAGCAGAATCTGTGTATTTCTGAAGTGACTGAGTCCCAGACATCAGATAAACACATGGACAGCCAGGGATATGCTACATCTCAGTCCAAAGAAGTCAAAGACCACCAGAATGGCGCACCTGAATTTCTCAACAAATGTTCACAAAAGGAAAGTCAAACAACTGCAGAGAGACTTTCAGAAGACAAAACCGCAAACTCAAATCCACAAGACACAGTTGTGTTTAATGACAAAATTACCATTACAGAAGGAATGATTGACACCCAACCAAGCCCATGCCACCTAACCATTCATGAGGAGCCTGAAAGCGACTTTAATGCTGGGAGTGCCACAATAACTTCAGATACACTTTTTCATGAGTCCAAAGATCGGTTCTCTTCACCTGAATTGATTCGTGAACATTCACAAATACAGGTATCCCAAGTGGGCGGCTCAACTGAAACAAGCCTCTACAATGTGGTCAACAAATTGGAATCTAAAGAATTGCCTTTTATTGATCAGACCACTTCAATGACTGCAGTTGACACAGTAGAGGTCATATCAGAAAATAACGATCAAAACAATGATTCAGAACCATTGAAATCTCAACAGATTGAAATGGGTATTTCTAAATGTACTGAAGAAGCCAAGATCACAAACCCAGAACAAGATGCTTCTTCTCCTGGTTCTACAATACCAAATGACCAATCAGATGTTGACCAGAAGAGCATTCCAGTGCTAGATACTTTAAACCATCCTGGAAATAGAAGATATCAGTCGTCCTTTGCATGGGACACATTTATGAAAGGGAAAAAGATGTCACATCCATCACCGTTAAAAACTGAGTTGTGGTCCTCTGGATTTCATGAGCTTGTTTCTCCATTTTGTGATCCCATATTTATGAAGAATAAGTTGCCAAAAACAG CCATGATGAAGACTCCTGACAGACTGGAAACCCCAAGCAAGCATCAAGGAGAGTGGAATGCTATCAAGCAgtctttttctgaaatgttaacAGACAAA GAGAATCAAGTTCTTATCCCCTACAGCTCGACTCTGAGTGGCAGTCCAACCTCTTCTTCTGTGGGTAATGGGCTGCGACAAAACTCCACTCCTACCGTTCCTCCTCCCAAACTCCAAAGCATGGAGAAACCGACCCGGCCTATGGCATCTAAATCTGAAGGAAAAGAAGAACGAAAACAATCTGATATAATGACCCAAATTGCAAAAATTGAGGAATTTATGTCAGCTGAAGGTTTAATGCCTCAAAAAAGACTCAAAACTGATTGA